The proteins below are encoded in one region of Pseudomonas putida NBRC 14164:
- a CDS encoding TIGR02285 family protein: MRATRGLRHLILLCGLLPALLLQPVSAKERIFWLVRDLPPFTIFAGPEKGQGVIDQLLPLLIGQMPEYDHSIVRVNRARGIQMLQDRNSFTCDPTLLWTPERAEYVRFSMPSLGVLSGGLVLRKENQALAVPYLDGQQVDLHGLLSNGSLKLGIVAERSYGTQIDAILRQLPDSVLSRHYGNDATANLLQMQQLGRLRMVLGYWPEVRYLIQQQGGALADYQFHPVQGVERYQFLHVGCTDSPLGREAIAHIDRLLPALRRDVLPALYARWLDPALQEDYLEDSKRFFEGQ; the protein is encoded by the coding sequence ATGCGCGCTACCCGCGGGCTACGCCACCTGATCCTGCTGTGCGGGCTACTGCCCGCATTGCTGCTACAGCCTGTCAGTGCCAAGGAACGCATCTTCTGGCTGGTGCGTGACCTGCCGCCGTTCACCATTTTTGCAGGCCCGGAAAAAGGCCAAGGGGTGATCGACCAGTTGTTGCCGCTGCTGATTGGGCAGATGCCCGAATACGACCACAGCATTGTGCGGGTCAACCGCGCCCGTGGCATCCAGATGCTGCAAGACCGCAACAGCTTCACCTGCGACCCTACCCTGCTATGGACCCCGGAACGGGCCGAATATGTGCGCTTTTCCATGCCATCGCTGGGCGTGCTCAGCGGTGGCCTGGTGCTGCGCAAGGAAAACCAGGCGCTGGCGGTTCCCTACCTCGACGGTCAGCAGGTAGACCTGCATGGCCTGCTGAGCAACGGCTCGCTGAAGCTGGGGATTGTTGCAGAACGCAGCTACGGCACCCAGATCGACGCCATCCTGCGCCAGTTGCCCGACAGCGTGCTCAGCCGCCACTACGGCAACGATGCCACCGCCAACCTGCTACAGATGCAACAGCTGGGGCGCCTGCGCATGGTGCTCGGCTACTGGCCGGAAGTTCGCTATCTGATTCAGCAGCAAGGGGGGGCACTGGCGGATTACCAGTTTCATCCGGTGCAGGGGGTCGAGCGCTACCAGTTTCTGCATGTGGGTTGCACGGACAGCCCCCTGGGCCGCGAAGCGATCGCGCATATTGATCGGCTGTTACCTGCACTGCGCCGGGATGTTTTGCCGGCGTTGTATGCGCGTTGGCTGGATCCGGCGTTACAGGAAGACTATCTGGAAGACAGCAAACGCTTCTTTGAAGGCCAATAA
- the xerD gene encoding site-specific tyrosine recombinase XerD — protein sequence MPALDHPLIDQFLDALWLEKGLSDNTRVSYRSDLALFNGWLQEHSVSLPDAGRDLILDHLAWRLDQGYKPRSTARFLSGLRGFFRYLLREKLVAVDPTLQVDMPQLGKPLPKSLSEADVEALLQAPDLGEAIGQRDRAMLEVLYACGLRVTELVSLTLDQVNLRQGVLRVMGKGSKERLVPMGEEAVVWLERYQRNGRAELLNGRPSDVLFPSQRGEQMTRQTFWHRIKHHARVAGIDKSLSPHTLRHAFATHLLNHGADLRVVQMLLGHSDLSTTQIYTHVAKARLQQLHAQHHPRG from the coding sequence ATGCCCGCCCTCGACCACCCCCTGATCGACCAGTTTCTCGACGCCCTGTGGCTTGAAAAAGGCCTGTCCGACAACACCCGCGTGTCCTACCGCAGCGATCTGGCGCTGTTCAACGGCTGGTTGCAGGAACATTCGGTTTCCCTGCCCGACGCCGGCCGTGACCTGATCCTCGACCACCTGGCCTGGCGCCTCGATCAGGGCTACAAGCCACGCTCCACGGCGCGCTTCCTGTCCGGCCTGCGCGGTTTCTTCCGCTATCTGCTGCGGGAAAAGCTGGTGGCGGTAGACCCGACCCTGCAGGTCGACATGCCGCAACTAGGCAAGCCGCTGCCCAAGTCGTTGTCCGAAGCCGACGTTGAAGCCTTGCTGCAGGCCCCGGACCTGGGCGAAGCCATCGGCCAGCGCGACCGCGCCATGCTCGAAGTGCTCTATGCGTGCGGCCTGCGCGTCACCGAGCTGGTCAGCCTGACCCTCGACCAGGTCAACCTGCGCCAGGGTGTGCTGCGGGTGATGGGCAAGGGCAGCAAGGAGCGCCTGGTGCCCATGGGCGAGGAGGCAGTGGTGTGGCTGGAGCGCTACCAGCGCAATGGCCGTGCCGAGTTGCTCAATGGCCGCCCCAGCGATGTGCTGTTCCCCAGCCAGCGCGGCGAGCAGATGACCCGCCAGACTTTCTGGCACCGCATCAAGCACCATGCCCGGGTGGCAGGTATCGACAAATCGCTGTCGCCGCACACGCTGCGCCACGCGTTCGCCACCCACCTGCTCAACCATGGCGCCGACCTGCGCGTGGTGCAGATGCTGCTTGGTCACAGCGACCTTTCGACCACCCAGATCTACACCCACGTCGCCAAGGCCCGCCTGCAGCAGTTGCACGCGCAGCACCACCCGCGTGGATGA
- a CDS encoding ANTAR domain-containing protein: protein MHQPYVLIHQARPSHQILLHQALNAQGMFNVRISANATDLDACLAAERRPDLLILDHAMPTRAGLSLLARQHRSRALLFVGQATPKHQNLAQEARKRGLWVLAELPWPLSTTRLQRALQALQERPWRRIQTVMSAPHAQ, encoded by the coding sequence ATGCACCAGCCCTACGTGTTGATCCACCAGGCTCGCCCGTCCCACCAGATCCTCCTGCACCAGGCCCTCAACGCCCAAGGCATGTTCAACGTGCGCATCAGCGCAAACGCCACCGACCTGGACGCTTGCCTGGCTGCTGAACGTCGCCCCGACCTGCTGATTCTCGACCACGCCATGCCAACCCGGGCCGGCCTTTCTTTGCTCGCACGGCAGCATCGATCACGAGCGTTGCTGTTCGTCGGCCAGGCTACCCCCAAGCACCAGAACCTTGCCCAGGAGGCAAGAAAGCGGGGCCTCTGGGTACTCGCCGAACTCCCTTGGCCGCTTTCGACGACACGCCTGCAGCGTGCCCTGCAAGCGCTGCAGGAGCGTCCGTGGCGGCGTATTCAAACTGTCATGTCTGCCCCGCATGCTCAATGA
- the thrC gene encoding threonine synthase: MRYISTRGQAPALNFEDVLLAGLASDGGLYVPENLPRFTQEEIASWAGLPYHELAFRVMRPFVEGSIADADFKKILEETYGEFAHAAVAPLRQLNSNEWVLELFHGPTLAFKDFALQLLGRLLDHVLAKRNERVVIIGATSGDTGSAAIEGCRRCDNVDIFILHPHQRVSEVQRRQMTTIFGDNIHNIAIEGNFDDCQEMVKASFADQSFLKGTRLVAVNSINWARIMAQIVYYFHAALQLGGPARSVAFSVPTGNFGDIFAGYLARNMGLPISQLIVATNRNDILHRFMSGNQYVKDTLHATLSPSMDIMVSSNFERLLFDLHGRNGASIAELMDNFKQGGGFSVEQGRWTEARKLFDSLAVSDEQTCETIAEVFAATGEVLDPHTAIGVKAARECRRSLDTPMVVLGTAHPVKFPEAVEKAGVGKALELPAHLSDLFSREERCTVLANDLKAVQGFVSQHGNRGKPL; encoded by the coding sequence ATGCGCTATATCAGTACCCGCGGCCAGGCACCGGCCCTGAATTTCGAAGACGTGCTGCTGGCTGGCCTGGCCAGTGACGGCGGCCTGTACGTGCCAGAAAACCTGCCACGCTTCACCCAGGAAGAAATCGCTTCCTGGGCTGGCCTGCCATACCACGAGCTGGCTTTCCGCGTGATGCGCCCGTTCGTTGAAGGCAGCATCGCCGACGCCGATTTCAAGAAGATCCTCGAAGAAACCTACGGCGAGTTCGCCCACGCTGCGGTCGCACCGCTGCGTCAGCTGAACAGCAACGAGTGGGTGCTGGAGCTGTTCCACGGCCCGACCTTGGCGTTCAAGGACTTCGCCCTGCAACTGCTCGGCCGTCTGCTCGACCACGTGCTGGCAAAGCGCAACGAGCGCGTGGTGATCATTGGCGCCACCAGTGGTGACACCGGTTCCGCCGCCATCGAAGGCTGCCGCCGTTGCGACAACGTCGACATCTTCATCCTGCACCCGCACCAGCGCGTGTCGGAAGTGCAGCGCCGCCAGATGACCACCATCTTCGGGGACAACATCCACAACATCGCCATCGAAGGCAACTTCGACGACTGCCAGGAAATGGTCAAGGCCAGCTTCGCCGACCAGTCGTTCCTCAAGGGCACCCGCCTGGTGGCAGTCAACTCGATCAACTGGGCGCGCATCATGGCCCAGATCGTCTACTACTTCCACGCAGCCCTGCAGCTGGGCGGCCCGGCACGTTCGGTGGCGTTCTCGGTACCAACCGGCAACTTCGGCGACATCTTCGCCGGTTACCTGGCGCGCAACATGGGCCTGCCGATCAGCCAGCTGATCGTCGCCACCAACCGCAACGACATCCTGCACCGCTTCATGAGCGGCAACCAGTACGTCAAGGACACCCTGCACGCGACCCTGTCGCCGTCGATGGACATCATGGTCTCGTCCAACTTCGAGCGCCTGCTGTTCGACCTGCACGGCCGCAACGGCGCCTCCATTGCCGAGCTGATGGACAACTTCAAGCAAGGTGGCGGCTTCAGCGTCGAGCAAGGCCGCTGGACCGAAGCCCGCAAACTGTTCGACTCGCTGGCCGTCAGCGACGAGCAGACCTGCGAGACCATTGCCGAAGTCTTCGCTGCCACCGGTGAAGTGCTGGACCCGCACACCGCGATTGGCGTCAAGGCTGCCCGCGAGTGCCGTCGTAGCCTGGACACGCCAATGGTGGTGTTGGGTACCGCGCACCCGGTCAAGTTCCCGGAAGCGGTGGAAAAGGCGGGTGTAGGCAAGGCGCTGGAGCTGCCGGCGCACCTCAGTGACCTGTTCAGCCGTGAAGAGCGTTGCACGGTGCTGGCCAATGACCTGAAAGCAGTGCAGGGCTTTGTCAGCCAGCACGGCAACCGCGGCAAACCGTTGTAA
- a CDS encoding thioredoxin fold domain-containing protein: MRVTQFFAAAALALASTFAVAAATDSNAVAEQAIRKSLQNLELEVPVESVASSPLNGLYEVKLQGGRVLYASADGQFVMQGYLFQIQDGKPVNLTEKTERMGVAKLINGIPAAEMVVYPAKGETKSHITVFTDTTCPYCHKLHAEVPELNRRGIEVRYVAFPRQGLGSPGDQQLQAVWCSSDRRGAMDKMVEGEEIKAAKCANPVGKQFQLGQSIGVNGTPAIVLESGQVIPGYQPAPQVAKLALAK; encoded by the coding sequence ATGCGCGTGACCCAGTTTTTCGCCGCCGCCGCGTTGGCGCTGGCCAGTACCTTCGCTGTTGCCGCGGCAACCGATAGCAACGCCGTCGCCGAGCAGGCCATCCGCAAATCGCTGCAAAACCTCGAGCTGGAAGTGCCCGTCGAAAGCGTGGCCAGCAGCCCGCTGAACGGCCTGTATGAAGTCAAGCTGCAGGGCGGCCGCGTGCTGTACGCCAGCGCCGACGGCCAGTTCGTGATGCAGGGCTACCTGTTCCAGATCCAGGACGGCAAGCCGGTCAACCTCACCGAGAAAACCGAGCGTATGGGCGTCGCCAAGCTCATCAACGGCATTCCAGCGGCCGAGATGGTGGTTTATCCTGCCAAGGGCGAGACCAAGTCGCACATCACCGTGTTCACCGACACCACCTGCCCGTATTGCCACAAGCTGCACGCCGAAGTGCCCGAGCTGAACCGTCGCGGTATCGAAGTGCGCTATGTCGCCTTCCCGCGCCAGGGGCTGGGCTCGCCGGGTGACCAGCAGTTGCAGGCTGTGTGGTGCTCCAGCGATCGCCGTGGGGCGATGGACAAGATGGTCGAAGGTGAAGAGATCAAGGCCGCCAAGTGCGCCAACCCGGTCGGCAAGCAGTTCCAGTTGGGGCAGTCGATCGGCGTAAATGGCACGCCGGCCATCGTCCTTGAAAGCGGCCAGGTCATTCCGGGCTACCAGCCGGCACCGCAAGTCGCCAAGCTGGCACTTGCCAAGTAA
- a CDS encoding homoserine dehydrogenase — protein MKPVKVGICGLGTVGGGTFNVLQRNAEEIARRAGRGIEVAQIAMRSQNPNCQITGTPITADVFEVASNPEIDIVIELIGGYTIARDLVLKAIENGKHVVTANKALIAVHGNEIFAKAREKGVIVAFEAAVAGGIPVIKAIREGLSANRINWLAGIINGTGNFILTEMREKGRAFPDVLAEAQALGYAEADPTFDVEGIDAAHKLTILASIAFGIPLQFDKAYTEGITQLTTADVNYAEALGYRIKHLGVARRTAEGIELRVHPTLIPADRLIANVNGVMNAVMVNGDAAGSTLYYGAGAGMEPTASSVVGDLVDVVRAMTSDPENRVPHLAFQPDSLSAHPILPIEACESAYYLRIQAKDHPGVLAQVASILSERGINIESIMQKEAEEQDGLVPMILLTHGVVEQSINDAIVALEALQDVIGKVVRIRVEQLN, from the coding sequence GTGAAACCGGTCAAAGTAGGCATCTGTGGGTTGGGGACCGTCGGTGGCGGAACCTTCAATGTACTTCAGCGCAACGCCGAGGAGATTGCCCGCCGTGCCGGGCGCGGTATTGAAGTGGCACAGATCGCCATGCGCTCGCAGAACCCGAACTGCCAGATTACCGGTACCCCCATTACCGCTGACGTGTTCGAAGTTGCGAGCAACCCGGAGATCGACATTGTCATCGAGCTGATCGGTGGCTACACCATCGCCCGCGACCTGGTGCTCAAGGCCATCGAAAACGGCAAGCACGTGGTCACCGCCAACAAGGCGCTGATTGCCGTGCACGGTAACGAAATCTTTGCCAAGGCCCGCGAGAAGGGCGTGATCGTCGCCTTCGAAGCGGCCGTGGCGGGCGGCATCCCGGTGATCAAGGCCATCCGCGAAGGCCTGTCGGCCAACCGCATCAACTGGCTGGCCGGCATCATCAACGGCACCGGCAACTTCATCCTCACCGAAATGCGTGAGAAGGGCCGTGCCTTCCCGGACGTGCTGGCCGAAGCCCAGGCGCTGGGTTACGCCGAAGCCGACCCGACCTTCGACGTCGAGGGCATCGACGCCGCGCACAAGCTGACCATCCTGGCGTCGATCGCTTTTGGCATTCCGCTGCAGTTCGACAAGGCCTACACCGAAGGCATTACCCAGCTGACCACTGCTGACGTGAACTATGCCGAGGCCCTGGGCTACCGCATCAAGCACCTGGGCGTGGCGCGTCGCACCGCCGAAGGCATCGAGCTGCGCGTGCACCCGACGCTGATACCGGCCGACCGCCTGATCGCCAACGTCAACGGCGTGATGAACGCTGTCATGGTCAACGGTGACGCCGCCGGTTCCACCCTGTACTACGGTGCGGGCGCCGGCATGGAGCCTACTGCTTCGTCGGTGGTGGGCGACCTGGTCGACGTGGTCCGTGCCATGACCTCCGACCCGGAAAACCGCGTACCGCACCTGGCCTTCCAGCCAGACTCGCTGTCGGCGCACCCGATTCTGCCGATCGAAGCCTGCGAAAGCGCCTACTACCTGCGCATCCAGGCCAAGGATCACCCGGGCGTACTGGCCCAGGTGGCCAGCATCCTGTCGGAGCGTGGCATCAACATCGAGTCGATCATGCAGAAGGAAGCCGAGGAGCAGGACGGCCTGGTGCCGATGATCCTCCTGACCCATGGTGTGGTCGAACAGAGCATCAACGACGCCATCGTCGCCCTGGAAGCCCTGCAGGACGTGATCGGCAAGGTCGTGCGTATCCGCGTCGAACAGCTCAACTGA
- a CDS encoding CaiB/BaiF CoA transferase family protein, translating into MSTPSKPLAGLKVVELGTLIAGPFASRICAEFGAEVIKVESPDGGDPLRKWRKLYEGTSLWWFVQARNKQSLTLNLKHPEGIEILKRLLADADILIENFRPGVLEKFGLGWDVLHALNPRLVMVRLSGFGQTGPMKDQPGFGAVGESMGGLRYITGFDDRPPVRTGISIGDSIAALWGVIGALMALRHREVNGGQGQVVDVALYEAIFAMMESMVPEFDVFGFIRERTGNIMPGITPSSIHTSADGKHVQIGANGDAIFKRFMQAIGRADLADDPTLASNDGRDLRRDELYGVIDRWANSLPLEQLMQVLTTAEVPASRIYSAEDMFNDPQYLAREMFLQAKLPDGKPFRMPGIVPKLSDTPGSTEWVGPALGEHTEALLTRLGYDAAAIAGLREAGAV; encoded by the coding sequence ATGTCGACGCCCAGCAAACCCCTCGCCGGCCTCAAAGTTGTCGAACTTGGCACCCTGATTGCCGGGCCGTTCGCCTCGCGCATCTGTGCCGAATTCGGCGCCGAGGTGATCAAGGTCGAATCCCCCGATGGCGGCGACCCGTTGCGCAAGTGGCGCAAGCTGTACGAGGGCACTTCGCTGTGGTGGTTCGTGCAGGCGCGCAACAAGCAATCGCTCACCCTCAACCTCAAGCACCCCGAAGGCATCGAGATTCTGAAGCGCCTGCTGGCCGACGCCGACATCCTGATCGAGAACTTCCGCCCCGGCGTGCTGGAAAAATTCGGCCTGGGTTGGGATGTGCTGCATGCCCTTAACCCGCGCCTGGTGATGGTGCGCCTCTCGGGCTTTGGCCAGACCGGGCCGATGAAAGACCAACCGGGCTTCGGCGCGGTGGGCGAGTCGATGGGCGGTTTGCGCTACATCACCGGCTTCGACGACCGCCCGCCAGTACGCACGGGCATTTCCATCGGCGACTCGATCGCCGCCCTGTGGGGGGTGATCGGTGCGTTGATGGCGCTGCGCCACCGCGAGGTCAATGGCGGCCAGGGCCAGGTGGTGGACGTGGCGCTGTACGAGGCGATCTTCGCCATGATGGAAAGCATGGTCCCGGAGTTCGATGTGTTCGGTTTTATCCGCGAGCGCACCGGCAACATCATGCCGGGTATCACCCCCTCCTCCATCCATACCAGCGCCGACGGCAAGCACGTGCAGATCGGCGCCAACGGCGATGCGATCTTCAAGCGCTTCATGCAGGCCATCGGCCGTGCCGACCTGGCAGATGACCCGACCCTGGCCAGCAACGATGGCCGCGACCTGCGCCGTGACGAGCTGTACGGGGTGATCGACCGCTGGGCCAACAGCCTGCCTCTTGAGCAACTGATGCAGGTGCTGACCACGGCCGAAGTACCGGCCAGCCGTATCTATTCGGCCGAAGACATGTTCAATGACCCGCAGTACCTGGCGCGGGAAATGTTCCTGCAGGCCAAGCTGCCGGACGGCAAGCCGTTCCGCATGCCGGGCATCGTGCCGAAGCTGTCGGATACGCCTGGCTCCACCGAATGGGTCGGCCCGGCGCTGGGCGAACACACCGAGGCATTGCTCACCCGCCTGGGCTACGACGCAGCGGCCATTGCCGGCCTGCGCGAAGCCGGCGCGGTCTGA
- the recJ gene encoding single-stranded-DNA-specific exonuclease RecJ yields MRIEPRPLPPTLPFLGNLPPLLTRLYAARGVQSEAELDKSLARLLPYQQLKGIEAGVDLLVEALDQRQRILIVGDFDADGATASTVGVLGLRLMGAAHVDYLVPNRFEYGYGLTPEIVEVALQRQPQLLITVDNGISSVEGVAAAKAAGLKVLVTDHHLPGQQLPEADAIINPNQPGCTFPSKALAGVGVIFYVLMALRARLRTLGRYETQPQPNIGELLDLVALGSVADVVPLDANNRILVHQGLERIRAGRARPGLKAILEVARRDHRRITSTDLGFILGPRLNAAGRLDDMSLGIECLLCEDAALAQDMAQQLDDLNQDRKSIEQGMQREALAQLKDLPVESMPYGLCLFDADWHQGVIGILASRLKERYHRPTIAFADAGEGMLKGSARSVPGFHIRDALDAVAARHPQLISKFGGHAMAAGLSLPEDNFPAFAEAFDEEVRRQLREEDLTGRLLSDGSLAVEEFHLDLAKALRHAGPWGQHFPEPLFHGVFQLVEQRVVGERHLKVVLKSECGSVRLDGIAFGVDREVWPNPTVRWVELAYKLDVNEFRGNESVQLMIAHMEPR; encoded by the coding sequence ATGCGCATCGAACCTCGCCCCCTGCCGCCGACCCTGCCATTTCTGGGTAACTTGCCACCCTTGCTGACCCGCCTGTACGCCGCGCGCGGCGTGCAGTCCGAGGCCGAACTGGACAAAAGCCTGGCGCGCCTGCTGCCGTACCAGCAGCTCAAGGGCATCGAGGCCGGTGTCGACCTGCTTGTCGAGGCGCTGGACCAGCGCCAGCGCATCCTTATCGTTGGCGACTTCGATGCCGATGGCGCCACCGCCAGCACCGTCGGGGTGCTGGGCCTGCGCCTGATGGGTGCAGCCCACGTCGATTACCTGGTGCCCAACCGCTTCGAATACGGCTATGGCCTCACCCCGGAAATCGTCGAGGTGGCGCTGCAGCGTCAGCCGCAACTGCTGATCACCGTGGACAACGGCATTTCCAGCGTCGAGGGTGTGGCGGCAGCCAAGGCCGCCGGGCTCAAGGTGCTGGTGACTGACCACCACCTGCCGGGCCAGCAACTGCCCGAGGCCGACGCCATCATCAACCCTAACCAGCCGGGCTGTACGTTCCCGAGCAAGGCGCTGGCCGGGGTAGGGGTGATCTTCTATGTGCTGATGGCCCTGCGCGCGCGCTTGCGCACCCTGGGGCGCTACGAGACGCAACCACAGCCGAACATCGGCGAACTGCTCGACCTGGTCGCGTTGGGCAGCGTCGCCGACGTGGTGCCGCTGGATGCCAACAACCGCATCCTGGTGCACCAGGGCCTCGAGCGCATCCGCGCCGGCCGCGCCCGGCCAGGGCTGAAGGCGATTCTCGAAGTGGCCCGCCGCGATCACCGGCGCATCACCTCGACTGACCTGGGTTTCATCCTCGGCCCACGGCTGAACGCCGCCGGTCGCCTGGACGACATGAGCCTGGGCATTGAATGCCTGCTGTGCGAAGACGCGGCACTGGCCCAGGACATGGCCCAGCAGCTGGACGACCTGAACCAGGACCGCAAGTCCATCGAGCAGGGCATGCAGCGCGAGGCCCTGGCCCAGCTCAAGGACCTGCCGGTCGAGTCGATGCCGTATGGACTGTGCCTGTTCGATGCCGACTGGCACCAGGGTGTGATCGGTATTCTGGCTTCGCGCCTTAAAGAGCGTTATCACCGGCCAACCATCGCGTTCGCGGATGCCGGCGAGGGCATGCTCAAAGGTTCGGCGCGCTCGGTACCAGGCTTCCACATCCGCGATGCACTGGATGCCGTGGCGGCGCGTCACCCGCAGCTGATCAGCAAGTTCGGTGGCCACGCCATGGCTGCGGGCTTATCGTTGCCTGAGGATAATTTCCCGGCCTTTGCCGAGGCGTTCGACGAAGAAGTGCGGCGCCAGCTGCGTGAGGAAGACCTGACAGGCCGGCTGTTGTCAGATGGCAGCCTGGCCGTGGAGGAATTTCACCTCGACCTGGCCAAGGCCCTGCGCCATGCCGGGCCTTGGGGCCAGCATTTCCCCGAGCCGCTGTTCCACGGCGTGTTCCAGCTGGTGGAGCAGCGCGTGGTGGGCGAGCGGCACCTGAAGGTGGTGCTCAAGAGCGAGTGTGGTTCGGTGCGCCTGGATGGTATTGCATTTGGCGTCGACCGAGAAGTGTGGCCGAACCCGACCGTGCGCTGGGTCGAACTGGCGTACAAGCTGGACGTGAACGAGTTTCGTGGCAACGAAAGTGTGCAGTTGATGATTGCCCACATGGAGCCGCGCTGA
- a CDS encoding DUF3509 domain-containing protein, producing MERICKLLNEALTPYQAQLGIADASGNRQLTVHDRVAGITLRRMVSERQLQEQRLLIDLVDGLHRDLQIAEGRLQPCVIAALQQRQQPQGTFA from the coding sequence ATGGAAAGAATCTGCAAACTGCTCAACGAAGCCCTGACTCCCTATCAGGCCCAGCTTGGCATCGCCGACGCCAGCGGCAATCGTCAGTTGACCGTTCACGACCGCGTTGCCGGCATTACCTTGCGACGCATGGTCAGCGAGCGTCAGTTGCAGGAGCAACGCCTGTTGATCGATCTGGTGGATGGCCTGCACCGTGACTTGCAGATTGCCGAAGGGCGGTTGCAGCCTTGTGTGATCGCGGCGCTGCAGCAGCGTCAGCAACCCCAGGGAACCTTTGCCTGA
- a CDS encoding YaeQ family protein gives MAQPSTTYKFELNLTDLDRNVYESVKQTIARHPSETEERMAVRLLAYALWYNENLSFGRGLSDVDEPALWEKSLDDRVLHWIEVGQPDADRLTWCSRRTERTSLLAYGSLRVWEGKVVGAVKNLKNLNIAAVPQEVLETLATDMPRSIKWDVMISEGTVFVTDDRGQHEVQLQWLLGERG, from the coding sequence ATGGCCCAGCCGTCCACCACCTACAAGTTCGAATTGAATCTGACCGACCTTGATCGCAATGTCTACGAAAGCGTCAAGCAGACCATCGCTCGCCACCCTTCGGAAACCGAAGAGCGTATGGCGGTTCGTCTGTTGGCGTATGCGCTCTGGTACAACGAGAACTTGTCGTTTGGCCGCGGTCTGTCGGATGTCGATGAGCCGGCACTGTGGGAAAAGAGCCTGGACGATCGCGTGCTGCACTGGATCGAAGTGGGCCAGCCAGACGCCGACCGCCTGACCTGGTGCTCGCGCCGTACCGAACGCACCAGCCTGCTGGCCTATGGCAGCCTGCGTGTGTGGGAAGGCAAGGTGGTGGGCGCGGTCAAGAACCTGAAAAACCTGAACATCGCTGCCGTGCCTCAGGAGGTGCTGGAGACGCTGGCCACTGACATGCCGCGCAGCATCAAGTGGGACGTGATGATCAGCGAAGGCACGGTGTTCGTGACGGATGACCGTGGCCAGCACGAAGTGCAACTGCAGTGGCTGCTCGGTGAGCGTGGCTGA